The window AGCTGTATTTAATACAcctaaaaaaatctaaatagaatttctcactttttttctttgtcattttgctGAATTATTTCTCCAGAACAGGAATCCCCCTGATTCTTTCCTGAATGCCTTGTCCCGCAGAGATTCAGACTTTAGTAGTTCTGCACCAGACACTCGCTCCCTTTAGATTTCTGGTTGTTTATATTATGAAGAAAAGATttcaatttatgattttttttttttctgaaagatcAGTTCTTTTCACAGGAAGAGCCCAAAAGGAATTGACTTCAGGAACgcaataaatttacttattattatttttggtcgTAGCTTCCCTTTCCATTCTGACAGTACTATGTTTTCAGATGACTTCTTCTGCACAGGTGAAACTGTGAAGTATCGGAAATTAGAATTTTGAATTCTAATTAGAAGTCGCCGTGTTTAATGTAGGGATTTCTGCAGAGTTGGACAACACAGCCTACCCAGAGCTTCAGTCTAAGCTTGAGATGCATAAGGCTCACTTGGGGAGCTGGTTAAAGCGAGAGATTTCTGGCTTCATGTGATTCACGAGGGCCCTAGCGGTATGAACTTCAGGCACCCCAGGAATCCTGACGTAGTTGGTTTCAGGGCCACCCTGGAGAAACACGGGCTTGGATACTGGCAGAATCAGTGTCAGGAGAGTATTGATGAGCCCGGGAGGTCCTGTGTGCTGCGGAGAAGGTGGACGTGGTTAGGATCGTGCAGTGTGAGAGGAGAGAGTAGCCCAGGGTTGGAAAGGAGGATCCCTCAATTCTTCTCCGGTAGAAGCCCTGGTGGCCAGGCCAGTGAAGTCCATGCAACAGTCCCATCCTTCCTGATGGCCAGCCCGAGCATCGTCCCCCCAACCCACATCCTGGAAGCGCACCCATCAGAGGACTCTGAATGTCGCCAGTGTTCATGGTAGGAATGAGGGTGGAACAGCCCCCAGTGGAGACCAAACAGCACCCCATGGAATGATGCCTCTTGATCCCTCACCTTTCTGTGctactgctttatttatttagacaTCTACACCCCTACTTTCTTCCAAAAATATTAACTTGGCATCTTCACAATATTTAGTGCATAATGTACATTTTTCTGAGGAGAAGGTCATTTGTTTTCATCACATGCTCAAAGGGGTTCAGGACCACAAAAGAGTTGAGAAGTAACAGATTTTAAGTCCTTAAGAAGACTGTTGagaggggctgccctggtggcgcagtggttgagagtccccatgccgatgcaggggacgtgggttcgtgccccggtctggaaggatcccacatgccgcggagcggctgggcccgtgagccatggccgctgagcctgcgcgtccagagcctgtgctccgcaacgggagaggccacagcagtgagaggcccgtgtaccgcaaaaaaaaaaaaaaaaaaaaaaaaactaagaagacTGTTGAGTGTAACCCTAAACACCCCCAGACTTCAGTGTGATGTTGGCTGATAACAAGGAAGCATCAGCTCAGGGGAAAGCTGGCGGTGGCTGTTCTCTGTGGGTGCAGCGCGCAGCTGGGGGCACTTCTAGCCCTAAGGATAGGGGCTGGCGGTTCAGAAGGCCGCTCTGGCCTCCAGTGGCTTGTAGACAAGAGCCTACGGCAAACCCACATAAACGATCTAGTAAGCGAGATATAAGCGAGTAGCTCGGTAAGGCTCTGAGCGCATAagaaggaagagaacagaggAGGAACTGCTGACCTTGGAACCATGCTGCCACACAGCGGGCCGTTAGGTTGGAGAAAATGAAGGGGAGCCAGCCCCCCCCCAGCTGCCGTCCAGCAGGCTTAGCTGCTTAACTTCCAACCCCCAGGGATGCTTTCACCTACTCTATTAAAATGGAAGGTATTCAAAAGGCGTCTGGGAAAATCCtgaagaaataatttcaaatacagTTGATGTCCTTCATTCAAACCAGGAGCAACCATGCCTCCCCTTGCTCTGGGGGAGGAGGGCGTGGGGGGGAGGCGGGGAGAACAGCGGGGATGACAAAAGGCAGGAATATTGAATTCGCTTTCCGCCATGTTGCCTTTTTCCAGCCTGATGGAAAGGTTTTACACTCTGTAATCTGTTCTTCTAAAGGAAAGTCTGTGCCCCTCATTTTCCTTGTCCGTTAGGCCCTGAGATTTTTTTATATGACTCACCATTAGTATAATCCAGGCACGGTGACCCAGACAGGATATGGTTTTAGTTCAAGGAGGGACAATGAGACAAGAGTTGTAGAATGTATTTATGGCATCAAATTATTCATAGGTCATATTTTTATTGTACGTCGCTATCCAGCATTTGTAATACACGGCAGTAAGAGTGCAATATATTAAATCCTAATTCCTCCCTGATGACTGTAGTGCATAGACTTACAGAGGAAGGTTAGTATTTTTTGCaatgaaataaaagggaaaattgctGGGATCAATAGTGTGTCCAGAGGTGTGGATAAAAGATTACTCCACAGCAGCAGTGTAATTATCACCTGGCTTAAAGAAATAATCCATGTGTAAATGGTTTTAAGGGTGACAGTCATTCGCCGAATAAGACAGACCCAGTTGGATCGCCTTTGTCTGAATTCAGGAGAAGTCCATTCTGGGAGCAGGAACTGGCAAAGAAGTTATTCCTACAAAATAGTAGGCTTGCGTGCATCGGGGAGATTAACGTTCATGCCTTGGCTGCCTGGGGGCGGTAAATGGCTTCTTAGTTTGCCTGTGATCGTAGTGTACCAGATGGAGTAATGTTTGccttctcccagaccagggagaACCAGCATTCCCTCCTGGGCTTGATGGTGGTCAGGAAATTCAGGGCTTCTCTTCACGTCCTATAGAAAGGCTCCACGTGGGACCACGTTGTCATCTTTTAGAATGAGGGCCTCCCCATGACAGAGCAGGGAACAAATATGTGCATTTCCTAGAACCTGGGCTGGGGGATGTGGAGGGAGAAATTGGGGTTAGGAGAGACAGTTGTCAAAGATCGGTGGCCTTTAGAGTGGGTGGTGCAGATCCTGGAAATGTATGAGTTATGACATCaaaaatggaactacatcaattTCAGGCCAATAAGATATGCATTACTGCACGTAGCTAAAAAACACGTGGCCCCAGGAAAGAGCTCGGCCGCTGTCGTAGCCAAATAGCAACACAAGCAGCATCTTAGGGCCTCAGAAAGGTCTTTGAGGAGCAGTTCATTCTGGAAGTGGGCTGCACACTGAAATAGTTCTCCATATCCTTCCTAGATGGCCTTTCTTGCTGATGAATACTGCAGCTATTGTCAAGACATTTTACAGAACGTGAGGAACCAAGAACTCGAGAGAGTAGGTTTTATCTGCAAAATACCAGCATTTATGACTTGTTCTTAACCTTTCTACTTGAAAAGACCCCTCGAGGGATATCTAGTGGGAATTCATTGACTGAAGTGCTTAGAATGCAGCTATTTTATAGTCAGTGAGCTCTTGAAGGTGCTATTTTTATTCAGTTTAATCATCTGGAAATGTTCCAAGGTGCTCATATGGATCACTTTAcgctttaaataaaaattcagctATTTTTAGATCCTAATTCCAGCTGATTTGGAATACAGTATTGGTAATGTGATTTACCCTGGAATTCTCAGTGATGCTTCAGAGCCGTTATTGATAGATGCTAACTGAACAAGAAGCAGTTCAGAGCAGGGTGCTCTGACATGGGTATCATGGTGATTGGATTTTATTCTAGAATTGACTGTGGAAGACACGAGTAAATCTCTTAACCATTCTGAATTCTGTCTTTTGCTGTATAAAATGAAAATCCAGGGAAGCAAGTGCacatttaaatgaaaagtttTCTGAGGCCTCCTTGTTCTAAGCACTTCAGCTTTGGGAGATAATATTCACTCAGCATGAACGCATTTTGTACTCTGTGTAAAGCACTGGAGTGAGGGAGGGACCACGCTGTCTTCAGAGTGGCCCCTGGCCTACTAATGCCGTGTTATAAACATCCATGCATGTTGGATAGCTAATCCATTCCttcttggaacttccctggtggtccagtggttaagactccacccttccaatgcaggggacgtgggtttgatccctggtcagggaactaagatcccacatgccgtatggcgtggccaaaaaaattaaaaaaaaaaaatctattccttCTTGCCTTCATTGCTTCATCAAATACTAACTGAATTCTTACCCTGTGACCCGCACCGTTTCTGGAACTAGGAAGGTATTCCCCAGGAGGCTGAAGAAGTTTATAGTCTGGTACTGAAAAGAAGGATGTAAGCCAGTGAATATGATACCGTATGGAAAGTTCTAGAACACAGTGTGATGGACTGTTCTGGGTGCCCAAGGGAAGAGGAACAGAGACAGCTGGAGCGGGCTCCCCGGGGGAGGCCACGTTGCTGGCAACTCTCTTAGAAAAGCAGAAGTTCAACAGACTCGAAATGGGGTAGAAAAGGGATTCCAGGCGGAATCAGTGGTGCAGGCAAAGGCAGCAGGATGGTCACCGGCATCACAGGACAAGAAGGACACTGTGGCCGGATTTATCTCAAaaggagagaaggcagaggggaggagggaattgGCCGGTGCTAGGAAGGGCCTCTGGAAGACCCTGACTTACTGAGGAGACGGGTTGGCAGTGACATCCAAGGGCCATATTGGAGCAGAGGGAGCGGAGGAGGTTTTGTCACAGTCAAGGTGAGAAGGAAGGAGGGTTGGATCAGGAGATCCAATGACAGTGACatcagagagaaagagggacCAATCAGAAAGATTTCTGAAGCAGACGCATCGGGATTATTTGGGACATGGGTGCTGGGGGAGTGAGCGGAGATGGTGCTCTCTCACCCAGACCCGCGAGCCCCGAAAGCGTCCAGCCAGGGAGTCGAAGGATTAATACATCCTGCTCATCCCACTCTTGTCTTTTTCGTTaaatatctgtgagtctcttggGAGACGTCTTCTCTAGAAGAGAGTTTAAAATCAGGTAACTCCAGGGTCAGGCCTCACTCCCTTGAGAGCCTGCACAGAAGGAACAGCCTCTTGCCTGGGGTCCCTGGAGGGCCCTGGGGTCAGTACTGTGATGTCTCAGAATATCTGAGCTGCGGGAATCCCCAAAGGCAGGAGTCCTCATGAGCTGACAACTCAGGTTGGCCACCTGGTCCAAAGATGGAATCTGAAAAGTCGACAtgggggaaaacaaaacaaaagttgtCCACAGAAGTCTTTAAAGAAGGCTCCTTTGCGCAATAGAATCGCACCAGTTCCCTTTAGTCTACGCCGTCCTTAGGTGAATTCTGACATGATGTCAAGGaggaagtgtctttttttttttttttcttttttttttttttacttattttggctgcactgggtcttagttgtggcgtgcgagctcttggttgcagcacgcatgcaggatctagttccctgaccagggatcaaacccgggccccgtACGTTAGGAAGGTGGAGTCTTAcccaaccaccagggaagtcccgaggtaTCTTTGATTCCATACAGTTACACCTCTTCCTGAGCTGAAAAATAATTAAGGGGGTCAATCAGTCAATGAAAATTTACTCTAAACTCTGGTTTGTAGCCCTGGGGCCTGGTCCTCATCCTATTGTAATCAGTAGGAGCCCCCTTGTGGTCAGAAACAGCTTTCCTTCCCGAAAACTGCCTCAGGAAAAGGTGGTCCACGTTCTCCCACCCAACTGGCAGCTGGTCTCTGACGGGTGTAAAATCACTTCTGAGATACAGCTTGGAAAAGCCAATAGGCAGAGCTTTATGTGGCTTGGAATGAAATTCATTCTGTTATCATTTGGGGCTGACGAAGAGTGGGGGGCAGGTGGGCTGGATTGGCCTCACCAGGCACAAAACGAGCGTTCAGAGATACGTTCTGTTCTTTACATCAGGTGGAGGACTCACTCACGTCCTTCTGGAAATCTCTGCAGCAGGGCACAGTCATGCTCATGTCATTGCCTGACATGTGCCAGCTTCTTAAGTGCTGCGACGGACAGCTGTACAAGGTGGGAGGAAGTTCCTTCAAGGTGCTGGTTTGTATCCTTCCCAGAAATCGCTACCAGATGCTGGGGTTAGACCCGCAGCCCTCACTCTCGGTGGTGTCTGTGGACCTCAGACCTTCTGAGGAGTCAGTCTTGGGGCCCATGGACCGTGAGCCTTGGACCTTTCCCTAAGACTCAGCTTTTCTTTCTGAATTCACTGAGAATCTGAGTTACCTCATGTAGAGAAAAAGCCAGTACACGTGGTGACCTGTGGCTCCGGCGACCCGTGAACCCTGAACTGAGTCAGAGTTCTTCCTCTGATATTTCAGCAAAAGAGAGCTTTTTAAAAGGAGTAATTGGAGTAGTTGCTTTGCATTACATATAACGGCCAGggcttgtgtgtttgtttttcaagCTCTGGAGTGATTATTTTAGTTTGGGGGtcaattatatataatttctacAGCTAGTAGAAATTAAGCTAGTCATTATTAAATTCTTAAAGCTTAAATTCTCTAGCTTAAATTCTTAAGCTAGTCATGaacttttaccttttattttattattttcttaggaaaaaaaaatccagggcttcTAAATTTTTACCACAAAGGTTGAAAACTGGAGGCTGGGTCCAGCccttaaatattttgctttgacctcccctcctgccccccaccccatactGGCCAGCATTTGGggtgtttaaatttttgaatcaGTTATCAATACTTGGAAATCCTAGGAAGAATTCCAATTCCAGCTTCTCCCGCCTGATGTCCTGCCCAATGGGCAGTGGCCAGGGCTGCGAGGTGGCCGAACCCTCGGCAGGTGGAGACCTGGCCTCTCTCTTTGTCTGTGGCTCACGTGACCTGCAGCCACTCGTAACCAGAGGCCGTCCACACCGGCTGGCAGTCACATGTCTTGACACTTCTTTTAGGCTGCATCGTGTCTTACTTGCAGCCCGCGGGCTTAATTgccccgtggcgtgtgggatcttagttcccggaccagggtccCCAGGcttcgaacccgagtcccctgaattagaaggcggattctttaccactggaacaccagggaagtccctgtcttgaCACTTCTGTTGTCGGGAATTGAGGACATTCTCCTTCATGACTTTTTGGAAGATGTTTCTATGCAGCATCTGAAATCTGTCCAGTTGTTTAGTAAGAAGTTTAAGCTGTGGTTCCTCACTGCTTTGGAAGGTTTTCCAGCCCTCTTACAGATCTCCAAGCTCAGAGGTAGGTTTTGAGGGACAACATAAATGCTGTGAGAGTAGATGAACTTTCCACGTGGGGCAGGCCTCCTCCGCTCTTGTGTTAACTCTGTCCTCAGGCACTAAACTGCAGTCCACAAGGCTTGGCCGCTTCGGCTCTCCCGGCTTTTCCTTTAGTGCCCACAAGGGATGCTTGTGCTGATACATCAACACCCTCTTACCATTTCCCCCTCGTGAATCGCAGCGGGGCCAAGGGAACAGGGAGATAGGAAAGGGCAAGGGGGAGACGGGCCGTGCCTCCCCTCTCTTGAGCCAGCTCCCGGCGGCAGCTGCAGTCCTCAGCTCACTGCCCACCCAAGCAGGGCCGGCAAGGGTTCCGACCCCAGCATCCTTCCGCCTCTCTGTGCTCTGGGTGGGCTCCCGCGAGGCTCAGAGATTATCTCACCCTCCTTAGAAATTCCGCCCATAGCCTGACTTGCTCAACTCCAGGCCGCCAGGCATTCACACCCACGTGGTCCCAGTCACCCTGGTGACTTTCCCCTCCATCCGGCTGCCAGGGCACAGTGTCTGAACACTTCTGCTGTCGCAGAAGGCTGTTCGTCCGCTCCAGCCTGCGACGGCTTCCTCTTGGGAGCCCAAGCTGTTCTGCTGGCTGTCCCGGGCCTCCCTGCTTCTGACCCCTTGGTATCCCTCCAGCTCCGTGGCCCTAGTGAACGGCAGCACACACCCACTGTGTGGGTCGCGTGTTTTACGGTCCTGGAAATTCCCGGTTTTCTCCCTCCTGCCTTTGTGAGGTTCTCCGTCGCTGCCTCTAGCTCTCCCCGCCCGCCAAGCCCTCAccacttccttcccttcccctctgcaGGTCTGCCACGCTTGCACCCTGTGCGCTCTCTCCCCCGAGGGCCCGCAGAACAGGCCACGTCTACTCTTCACCCACGCCTGGCATCCCCAGCACCCCGGGCTGTGTTGATCCCTTTCTGACCACTTGGAAAAGTTCACGGCGGCAGATGGGGACGGAGCCTGGGACCGGCCTCCTGCCCCAAATCAGCCCTGGCCGGGGGAGCACCCAGCCAGGCCCGCCCTTTGACCATCTCCATCCTCCACCAGAAGGGTTGTTTCTCCTTCTGAGCTGGAGGCCCATCCGGTTCTTGGCACTTTCACCTTCCCGACTGGGGCGATGGCAACGACCTTGCAACATGACCTCCATCCCTACCCACTGGAGCGGCCAGCTCAGGGTCCAGAGCCTGGCCTGCTGGGAGCCGGACCTTTACACTCACGGTTCCAGGAGAGTTTACTGAATACCCACGGGCCCCTTTCCTCTCCGTAAAACAGACATGGCTGTAGTGCCTGCTCTTGGGGCTGGTGTGAGGAGGACTCACCGCTTGTCCTGCAGACCCCGAACACGTAAGGGAGAGGTTTGTCCCATTGGACAGCGGAGGCCCAATTCACTGGCCCAGGCTCCCCAGAGGAAGGACAGGAGAGCTGAGTCCCCACAGCCGTCCTGTAAAGGCCGCCCGCCCTGTTGCTTCTCCAGAACTGCACTTGCCTGGCAGAGCCCAGTTACCCACCGTTTCCCTCTCTAGAGAATTTAGGCCCCTTGCTCGGGGTGCAGAGAATAGGGAACTGGGAGGAGGAGCTGCAGGGCCCTGAGACGTCTGCCCGTGAGCAGAAGCGTTCTAAATGCCAACTGTCAGAAAGGCAGTTCTAGAATATGTGCAATTTGAACATTTTGATTGTCATTTAGgattcagttttttttgttttggtatgcgggcctctcactgttgtagcctctcccgttgcggagcacaggctccggacgcgcaggctcagcggccacggctcacaggcccagccactccgcagcatgtgggatcttcccggaccggggcacgaacccgtgtcccctgcattggcaggcggactctcaaccactgcgccaccagggaagccctaggtaggACTCAGTTTTAACGGGCAAAAATACCCaaatccacttttctttctcttcgaCAGCAAGAAAATTTTGGTCATTTGGAGAGGGGGCATTAGGCCAAAGTAAGATGACAAGATTTCATTAAGTGTAGCGTTTGCCGTTTGTCTTTAGACCATGAGAATGGTGCTGAAAAACAGCAGGAGAGTCAGCATCCTGAAGTTGGATCTACACGCCATCATGCATCAGGGTGCTTTGGATATTTCCGAGAAAGCCCTGACGAGTAACCCGAGCGGCACTGACGACCTGGAGGAGAACACAGAGGTGAAATGTAATCCTCCTTCCTCAGCTGCTTGGTTGCAGTGTTTGGTATATAATCAGGGCTGGTATGGCCATCACTGATTTATAGATTTCCTAATAGATTAAAACGTTCCTCTTTGACGTTATAATTTATCTGCTCACACACCTCTTCCTGCAGAAGGTGAGGAGTGCCCCGAGAACCCTCTTCCAGGGCCTGCCCTGGGGTCCATGGTGCCAGGACATATTTGCCGAGTGAGTGTGGTTGCTGATTGACAATCTTTCTTGTCTCCTTTGGAAAACCCTCCTGCATCCCTCTTGTAGATGCACAGGTCACCTCTTCGGGCCTGAGTGGGATTGACCTAGCTCTCTGCCTTGCCAGTTTCTGCTCTAactgtagttttgtttgtttgtttgtttatgcacccttgcagcctgtgggattttagttccccgactagggtttgaacccaggcccacggcagtgagagtacAGAGCCCTAACtgctgaactgccagggaattcctgcacCAGGTGTTATTTTAAACAATGCGAAGTTTAACGGTGATTTGACCTTATTTCACTACTTTACAAACAAGTGCTATATAACCCCATGAATATTCTTGCCCTTTGCTATTGTCCGGAGAAGGGGGAATTTCCCCCTCTACCCGTCTTGAGTTCTCCTGGCTGGACTAATAATCAACCTGGCACAAGACGGGTTCACAggagaaaaagacacaaattttAATTCATGTGCACAGAGGTCTtatagaaatgggacctaagaagtagacaaagaaacttaggttttGGGGTGCCCAATTAGTGAAGAAGCTAAACAGAATTGGGGCTtgggtagtaaattaaagaactaacatggtttgggacttccctggctgtccagtggttaggactccgtgctttcatggccgagggcctgggttcaatccctgcttggggaactaagatcctataagtttggcggcgcagccaaaaaaaaaaaaaaaaagtaacatggtttgtttatacATGGTTTGTTCTCAGCCTGAATTCCCTGTCTCTGGGGATAAGGGTGTCTCTTTACATCCTGGTGCCGGAAGGGCACCTTTCACACtggagatttatttcctgttttcagggaGACCAAGGGGGAGAGTCAGTGTCCTTCCTGTGTTggccatttcttaagtaacttttcAATCAAATTAACCAGTATGCCACTGAGGCACATTTTGGAGCCGCGTACTCTGGGTCCCAACACTGTCTGACAATTGTAGTTAATCTTAAGGAAGAAAATCTCCATTCTGATGCCAAAATCTGGCCTCTGTACACTGGTGCCAGATTAAATCTCGGAGTTgtgggtgaagtagaaagaaatagctttattgctttgccaggcaaagggggccacagcgggctcatgccctcaagactgtgtgtcCCGCCCTGGAAGGGGTCGTGAGGAGTCTTATAGCGGTCAAGGAGCAGGGCGTGGTCAGCTCATGGACACTCTTCTGATTGGCTAGTGGTGAGGTCATCGGGAGTCGGcctcatcaaccttctggttccaaccggtctggggtctcCGTGCTCGTGGGCAGCAGACAGTTAACTTCTGCCACCTGGAGGGGGTGTCAGTATCTGCGAAACAGCTCAagggacatggctcagaatattctcTAGATTCCTTGAGGagaaactaaaggtccttgactgtgtttaatggctaaagtattattattttgtctggcttgcctgttttcctttctttctgcattttctcactcctctgattaaatttcttctttggctAAAgattttctacagacaaaaggcaggcggaAGACACGGGTGGAGGTCTTTTCTGGGAAGGCCCCGTAGGGTTCTGCCTCAGTTACGGTTCCACGAAGAGCTGGCTTACGCGTGGTTACATCACTGCGAGGGCACAGTCACCACAGCAGGAGACTCCCCACTCGGGGGGAACCGAGAGCTGCTTCAGGGGGGGCTGCAGACCAGTTACCACCTCCTCCCCCAGTCGCCAGGCTTTGGTCTGAGGGCTGCCGGGAGGGGTCAGCCATGCATAAAGCTGCCCCCCAGTGCCTGAAGCCCCCTCAAGGTGTGGGCTGTGGGCTTCCTCACGGCCCGCCCAACACGGGGCTGGCACACGGGGGCACCTCAGCATTTCACGACCAGATGGCTACTTGGATTCAGCGATGCATTAAAAGCACCACAAAGTATCCCGTCCTCTTCCTTTGACCTTGAGCGGGGGCTGACTTGGTAGGATTGTAccagttattaaaataatgaaatgggtCCTTACTTGTTGCTAAGTAGCTCCCTCCCCCCACTGCTTGCCTGTCCCTTGATTATCTCCCCTGTCCCTGCTGCCTGACTGTCCCAAATCCCAGATCCTCCCCTGGGAGACTCCCCTCCAACCAGACCAGCAGCTGAAAGGTGAACACCTAACCCAGCAGGCTTCAGGGCCATGGAAGCCCCCCTCCCAGGCCACTGGCTTCCCCAGCAATCCCAGCTGGCCGCCCAAACCTTGCTCTCACCCCCAGCCCAAGCCCAGGGAGACCCACGAGGCATGAGACCTCTCCCCCAGGTGCCCGCCAGCCTGCCAGGGGCTCCTGGGCTCCTGTTGGCATCCTTGCATGTCCTTTCCAGCGGGCACAGAGCCGGCAGGGAGACAGCATGACCCCTGGCAGACGAATGCCTGAGATGTGCCTGGAAGATCTTCCAGACGGAGCCTGACCAAATGTGCACCAGGGCCACGGCAGCCCACTGGGTTATCTAAATCTCCTTGGCACATGGG is drawn from Mesoplodon densirostris isolate mMesDen1 chromosome 14, mMesDen1 primary haplotype, whole genome shotgun sequence and contains these coding sequences:
- the RFX8 gene encoding LOW QUALITY PROTEIN: DNA-binding protein RFX8 (The sequence of the model RefSeq protein was modified relative to this genomic sequence to represent the inferred CDS: deleted 1 base in 1 codon), with translation MYEIYVDTCGQNAQNQVNPAMFGKGDSHSPNKTDPVGSPLSEFRRSPFWEQELAKKYSYKIMAFLADEYCSYCQDILQNVEDSLTSFWKSLQQGTVMLMSLPDMCQLLKCCDGQLYKGIEDILLHDFLEDVSMQHLKSVQLFSKKFKLWFLTALEGFPALLQISKLREGCSSAPACDGFLLGAQAVLLAVPGLPASDPLTMRMVLKNSRRVSILKLDLHAIMHQGALDISEKALTSNPSGTDDLEENTEVKCLSSLTSLLGTSADLSVFLNCLSSNLQTFVFQPSRSKEEFIRLAASFQLRWNFLLTALSKAVTLWHRDSFEALPSSGKEAPPRARRAERTAHRLCRAC